In Kitasatospora sp. NA04385, a single genomic region encodes these proteins:
- the dcd gene encoding dCTP deaminase, with protein MLLSDNDIRAEIDKGRVVIDPFEPSMVQPSSIDVRLDRFFRVFENHRYPHIDPSEEQPDLTRLVEPEGDEAFILHPGEFVLASTYEVITLPDDVASRLEGKSSLGRLGLLTHSTAGFIDPGFSGHVTLELSNVATLPIKLYPGMKIGQLCLFRLSSPSEHPYGSERYGSRYQGQRGPTPSRSYLNFHRTQV; from the coding sequence GTGCTGCTCTCCGACAACGACATCCGTGCCGAGATCGACAAGGGGCGGGTCGTGATCGACCCGTTCGAGCCGTCGATGGTCCAGCCGTCGAGCATCGACGTCCGCCTGGACCGGTTCTTCCGGGTTTTCGAGAACCACCGCTATCCGCACATCGACCCCTCCGAGGAGCAGCCGGACCTGACCCGGCTGGTCGAGCCGGAGGGGGACGAGGCGTTCATCCTGCACCCCGGCGAGTTCGTGCTGGCGTCCACCTACGAGGTGATCACGCTGCCCGACGACGTGGCCTCCCGGCTGGAGGGCAAGTCGAGCCTGGGCCGGCTCGGGCTGCTGACGCACTCGACGGCGGGCTTCATCGACCCGGGATTCAGCGGGCACGTGACGCTGGAGCTGTCGAACGTCGCGACGCTGCCGATCAAGCTGTACCCGGGCATGAAGATCGGGCAGCTGTGCCTGTTCCGGCTCTCCTCGCCGTCCGAGCACCCGTACGGCTCGGAGCGCTACGGCTCGCGGTACCAGGGGCAGCGCGGCCCGACGCCGTCCCGCTCCTACCTGAACTTCCACCGCACCCAGGTCTGA
- a CDS encoding SAM-dependent methyltransferase: MADASAQADDVEVKLDIHRPHSARMYDFYLGGTTNFPADREAAGQALAVFPFARSAARANRAFMRRSTRILARSGIRQFLDVGTGIPTSPNLHEVAQQVAPDAAVVYADNDPIVLLHAKALLHGTEQGVTSYVQADVRDPAFLLEAAARTLDFSRPIALSMNALLHFVPDEARQIAEGFKAELPSGSALVISHLTQDFAPEETARVIQVYTAAGTPVVARTRAEFAEFFTGWDLLEPGVAATPRWNPESDTDIEPVTDIEASCYGAVAIRP, from the coding sequence ATGGCAGACGCAAGCGCTCAGGCCGATGACGTCGAGGTCAAGCTTGACATCCACCGCCCGCACTCGGCGCGCATGTACGACTTCTACCTGGGCGGCACCACCAACTTCCCCGCAGATCGCGAGGCGGCTGGGCAGGCCCTCGCGGTGTTCCCCTTCGCGCGTTCCGCCGCCCGTGCCAACCGGGCCTTCATGCGCCGCTCGACGCGGATACTGGCCCGTTCCGGTATCCGGCAGTTCTTGGACGTCGGTACCGGCATCCCGACGTCGCCGAACTTGCACGAGGTCGCGCAGCAGGTCGCGCCGGACGCTGCTGTCGTCTACGCCGACAACGACCCGATCGTCCTGCTGCACGCCAAGGCGCTGTTGCACGGCACCGAGCAGGGTGTCACCTCCTATGTCCAGGCGGATGTCCGGGATCCCGCCTTTCTGTTGGAAGCCGCCGCTCGTACCCTCGACTTCAGCCGCCCGATCGCGCTGTCGATGAACGCACTGCTGCACTTCGTCCCCGATGAGGCGCGCCAGATCGCCGAGGGCTTCAAGGCCGAGTTGCCCAGCGGCTCCGCGCTGGTGATCAGCCACCTCACCCAGGACTTCGCGCCGGAGGAGACCGCCCGCGTCATCCAGGTCTACACCGCGGCCGGAACGCCCGTCGTGGCCCGCACCCGTGCCGAGTTCGCCGAGTTCTTCACCGGCTGGGACCTCCTGGAGCCGGGAGTCGCGGCAACGCCCCGCTGGAACCCGGAGTCCGACACCGACATCGAGCCCGTTACCGACATCGAAGCCTCCTGCTACGGAGCGGTCGCCATCCGCCCCTGA
- a CDS encoding PIN domain-containing protein, whose translation MNDLVPPGRRTLYRRDSLRRALLDTSVLTTDIIAATRRKAPSSFVAGARAGTVRCLIPEHVWKEVPRVLADRHREGGRFDLERALQLWNSRYAPVLYVVKADGLPMTPHAQVLATRDASDVPMLQLAAVIAPVVLIGTDADLLASGLAAGDWIALRKALGDVGVTEGDMADLENKIESAMVLAVRVGIEVTMAPKRLAATALTGAAAAGALYWWRKTHPRPAERSQRQPVLPMLLSRFSTKVAGLAERHTRGEDLWQQAELGTPGDTVLHQVARTLVGSRRPMTRTAIVERLGEVVPGTGHTARMASVLDVLTAHEMFVEVDRGHWQVGRLGRP comes from the coding sequence ATGAACGATCTGGTGCCACCCGGTCGGCGCACCCTGTACCGGCGCGACTCGCTGCGCCGCGCCCTGCTGGACACCTCCGTGTTGACCACGGACATCATCGCGGCGACCAGGCGCAAGGCGCCGTCCTCGTTCGTCGCCGGAGCCCGGGCAGGGACGGTGCGGTGCCTGATCCCGGAGCACGTGTGGAAGGAGGTACCGCGGGTGCTCGCCGACCGGCACCGCGAAGGGGGCCGGTTCGACCTGGAGCGGGCGCTGCAGCTGTGGAACTCCCGGTACGCGCCCGTCCTGTACGTCGTCAAGGCCGACGGCCTGCCGATGACCCCGCACGCCCAGGTCCTCGCCACCCGCGACGCCTCCGACGTGCCGATGCTGCAGCTCGCCGCCGTGATCGCCCCGGTGGTGCTCATCGGCACCGACGCGGACCTGCTCGCCAGCGGACTCGCCGCCGGCGACTGGATCGCCCTGCGCAAGGCTTTGGGAGACGTAGGCGTGACCGAAGGCGACATGGCCGACCTGGAGAACAAGATCGAGTCAGCGATGGTTCTCGCAGTGCGTGTGGGCATCGAGGTCACCATGGCGCCCAAGCGGCTGGCCGCGACGGCGCTGACCGGCGCGGCGGCGGCCGGAGCCCTGTACTGGTGGCGCAAGACCCACCCCCGGCCGGCCGAGCGCTCCCAGCGGCAGCCGGTGCTGCCCATGCTGCTGAGCCGCTTCTCGACCAAGGTGGCCGGGCTGGCGGAGCGGCACACCCGCGGGGAGGACCTGTGGCAGCAGGCCGAGCTGGGCACCCCCGGCGACACGGTGCTGCACCAGGTCGCCCGGACCCTGGTCGGCTCCCGGAGACCGATGACCCGCACCGCGATCGTCGAGCGCCTGGGCGAAGTTGTGCCCGGCACCGGACACACCGCGCGGATGGCCTCGGTCCTGGACGTGCTCACCGCGCACGAGATGTTCGTGGAGGTCGACCGCGGGCACTGGCAGGTCGGACGGCTCGGTCGCCCCTGA
- a CDS encoding sigma factor-like helix-turn-helix DNA-binding protein, with protein sequence MNESDWAVGDRSRLTFDAFCESRTKAWAGFARAQLRDEEAAAKALSAVRKRVWQEWPRILREQIPAFHAWTILKEEIGAALAEMLLTGRPLPTRESVPSWVYAVKSAAERAQDLMTEGSHQQLYAALRRLPERRRDVIVLRYLLDLPDAQIADYLGTGEVNVRSTASQALDRLAVALGGTRGERQ encoded by the coding sequence GTGAACGAGAGCGACTGGGCGGTAGGAGACCGGAGCCGCCTGACGTTCGACGCGTTCTGCGAGTCGCGCACCAAGGCGTGGGCCGGGTTCGCCAGGGCACAGCTGCGTGACGAAGAGGCCGCTGCCAAGGCGCTGTCGGCCGTGCGGAAGCGCGTGTGGCAGGAGTGGCCGCGCATCCTGCGTGAGCAGATCCCCGCCTTCCACGCCTGGACGATCCTCAAGGAGGAGATCGGCGCGGCCTTGGCCGAGATGCTCCTGACCGGCCGTCCGCTGCCCACCCGGGAGTCCGTCCCGAGCTGGGTCTACGCCGTGAAGTCCGCCGCCGAGCGGGCACAGGACCTCATGACCGAGGGCAGCCACCAGCAGCTGTACGCCGCGCTGCGAAGGCTGCCGGAACGGCGCCGCGATGTGATCGTGCTGCGCTACCTGCTCGACCTGCCGGACGCCCAGATCGCCGACTACCTCGGGACGGGCGAGGTGAACGTCCGCTCCACCGCCTCCCAGGCCCTCGACCGCCTGGCCGTGGCGCTCGGCGGCACGCGGGGAGAGCGCCAATGA
- a CDS encoding AAA family ATPase: MARLLADRSADALTTGQISKALGHSSGAVVQAVETLVKRGEADRVGGKQYRANPLTAAAGQNPVISPPGTHSPRAAAAKARTTAPAPAPAPAPAPAPAPAPKPGGPIRRPGGQLYHPRELADLPDVEVLARLRAADVPVLLYGPPGTGKTSLVEAAFPDLITVAGDGDTTVGDLIGEYTQADGGGYVFQYGPLVTAMTEGRALLIDDASLISPKVLAALYPAMDGRRQIQVKAHKGETIQAKQGFFVLAGHNPGVHGAVLTDALASRFAVQVQVSTDYDLALALRIDARVVRAARSLARQVEVGELGWAPQLRELISYQKTEAVLGTKAALANLVGIAPLEDRDAVADAVTKATGIKQLSPLTLGQQLSATAAAQRPPVSSAPAPRSRQR, encoded by the coding sequence ATCGCCCGCCTGCTGGCCGACCGGTCGGCGGACGCGCTCACCACCGGGCAGATATCCAAGGCGCTCGGCCACTCCAGCGGGGCCGTCGTGCAGGCGGTCGAGACCCTGGTGAAACGCGGTGAGGCCGACCGGGTCGGCGGGAAGCAGTACCGCGCGAACCCGCTGACCGCCGCTGCCGGGCAGAACCCGGTGATCAGCCCGCCGGGCACCCATTCCCCCCGCGCCGCCGCGGCCAAGGCCCGTACGACCGCACCCGCACCCGCACCCGCACCCGCACCCGCACCCGCACCCGCACCCGCACCCAAGCCTGGCGGCCCGATCCGCCGCCCGGGCGGCCAGCTCTACCACCCCCGAGAGCTGGCCGACCTGCCCGACGTCGAGGTGCTGGCCCGCCTGCGCGCCGCGGACGTGCCGGTGCTGCTCTACGGCCCCCCGGGCACCGGCAAGACCTCGCTGGTGGAGGCGGCCTTCCCCGACCTGATCACCGTCGCCGGCGACGGCGACACCACGGTCGGCGACCTGATCGGCGAGTACACGCAGGCCGACGGCGGAGGCTACGTCTTCCAGTACGGCCCGCTGGTCACCGCGATGACCGAGGGCCGCGCCCTGCTGATCGACGATGCGTCCCTGATCTCACCCAAAGTGCTGGCCGCGCTCTACCCGGCGATGGACGGGCGCCGCCAGATCCAGGTCAAGGCCCACAAGGGCGAGACCATCCAGGCCAAGCAAGGCTTCTTCGTGCTGGCCGGCCACAACCCCGGCGTCCACGGCGCGGTCCTGACGGACGCGCTGGCGTCCCGGTTCGCCGTGCAGGTCCAGGTCTCGACGGACTACGACCTCGCGCTGGCCCTGCGGATCGACGCCCGAGTGGTCCGAGCCGCCCGGAGCCTGGCCCGCCAGGTCGAGGTCGGCGAACTGGGCTGGGCTCCCCAGTTGCGGGAGCTGATCAGCTACCAGAAGACGGAGGCCGTCCTCGGCACCAAGGCCGCGCTCGCGAACCTGGTCGGCATCGCGCCCCTCGAGGACCGCGACGCCGTCGCCGACGCCGTCACCAAGGCCACCGGCATCAAGCAGCTCTCCCCCCTCACCCTCGGCCAGCAGCTCTCCGCCACCGCCGCCGCTCAGCGTCCGCCGGTCAGCTCCGCACCCGCACCCCGGAGCCGCCAGCGATGA
- a CDS encoding Yip1 family protein — MAGNRHDDGRGADPRHGWSAPRPGVPQGDPYQGVPTGAPEYFTAPHPAHPGPSGPGDQPGHTRAFALGEQPYGEPYPYGGQDGHGYGQDGYGHDGYGQGGQGGYDGYDGYEQGGHDGYGRGGYEQGPADNVAVYRAGGQAAPHTGGPRLPWRQLLVGIYRSPGATFDRMRDHQVWLPALCVSLLYGVLAVFAIDSTYDQVVHSTFAVALWALGGAALGFTLAGGVLSAVTYALARQFGGDGPWQSTVGLAALISWTTDAPRLLLALFLPVGNPVVQAVGWATWVGCAVLLTVMVRRIHDLPWGKAAGAAAVQLLALLVLIKLPTLG, encoded by the coding sequence GTGGCTGGCAATCGACACGACGACGGACGGGGCGCCGACCCCCGGCACGGCTGGTCGGCACCCCGACCGGGCGTCCCCCAGGGCGACCCGTACCAGGGCGTGCCCACCGGCGCCCCCGAGTACTTCACCGCCCCGCACCCCGCCCACCCCGGCCCGTCCGGGCCCGGCGACCAGCCCGGCCACACCAGGGCCTTCGCCCTCGGCGAGCAGCCCTACGGCGAGCCGTACCCGTACGGCGGCCAGGACGGCCACGGCTACGGGCAGGACGGCTACGGGCACGACGGCTACGGCCAGGGCGGCCAGGGCGGGTACGACGGCTACGACGGCTACGAGCAGGGCGGTCACGACGGCTACGGCCGCGGCGGCTACGAGCAGGGTCCGGCGGACAACGTCGCCGTCTACCGGGCCGGCGGGCAGGCCGCGCCGCACACCGGCGGGCCCCGGCTGCCCTGGCGGCAGCTGCTGGTCGGGATCTACCGCAGCCCCGGCGCCACCTTCGACCGGATGCGCGACCACCAGGTGTGGCTGCCCGCGCTGTGCGTGTCGCTGCTGTACGGCGTGCTCGCGGTGTTCGCCATCGACTCCACCTACGACCAGGTGGTGCACTCCACCTTCGCGGTCGCGCTGTGGGCGCTCGGCGGCGCCGCGCTCGGCTTCACGCTGGCGGGCGGGGTGCTCTCCGCGGTGACGTACGCGCTGGCCCGGCAGTTCGGCGGCGACGGCCCCTGGCAGTCCACGGTCGGCCTGGCCGCGCTGATCAGCTGGACCACCGACGCCCCGCGGCTGCTGCTCGCGCTCTTCCTGCCGGTCGGCAACCCCGTCGTGCAGGCGGTCGGCTGGGCGACCTGGGTCGGCTGCGCGGTGCTGCTGACCGTCATGGTGCGCCGGATCCACGACCTGCCCTGGGGCAAGGCGGCCGGCGCGGCCGCGGTGCAGCTGCTGGCGCTGCTGGTGCTGATCAAGCTGCCCACCCTGGGCTGA
- a CDS encoding metal-dependent hydrolase gives MSLPTTHVSFPAGAVTGESPVLVVHALPDGRTAVVTEATPFHPVDHTWPDQPADHGTLTVDGTAHPVVDCLTGAAGPAGEFAVGADIPVRRGEEDWAWLVLHVLPAGALGPDAVGRTAHLAVDADRRARLSAAHTGCHLLALALNAALAPRWRKDPGRADALGHPDFDSLAMDGSVMDTAASTDTYRIGKSLKKKGFTADATDTLPALADALPALTADVNARLAAWVAADAPVRIDTPGPGLTARRRWHTDLPEGPADIACGGTHLHHLGELTALRTELALSADGTELTAVTTPVRA, from the coding sequence ATGAGCCTGCCCACCACCCACGTCAGCTTCCCGGCCGGGGCGGTGACCGGCGAGTCCCCGGTCCTCGTCGTGCACGCCCTCCCCGACGGCCGCACCGCCGTGGTCACCGAGGCCACCCCGTTCCACCCCGTCGACCACACCTGGCCCGACCAGCCCGCCGACCACGGCACCCTCACCGTCGACGGCACCGCCCACCCCGTCGTCGACTGCCTCACCGGCGCGGCCGGTCCGGCCGGCGAGTTCGCGGTCGGCGCCGACATCCCGGTCCGGCGCGGCGAGGAGGACTGGGCCTGGCTGGTGCTGCACGTGCTGCCCGCCGGCGCGCTCGGCCCCGACGCGGTCGGACGCACCGCGCACCTCGCCGTCGACGCCGACCGCCGCGCCCGGCTCTCCGCCGCGCACACCGGCTGCCACCTGCTGGCCCTCGCGCTGAACGCCGCGCTCGCCCCGCGCTGGCGCAAGGACCCGGGCCGCGCCGACGCCCTCGGCCACCCCGACTTCGACAGCCTCGCCATGGACGGCTCGGTGATGGACACCGCCGCCAGCACCGACACCTACCGGATCGGCAAGTCCCTGAAGAAGAAGGGCTTCACCGCCGACGCCACCGACACCCTGCCGGCCCTGGCCGACGCCCTCCCCGCCCTCACCGCGGACGTCAACGCCCGCCTGGCCGCCTGGGTCGCCGCCGACGCCCCGGTCCGGATCGACACCCCCGGCCCCGGGCTCACCGCCCGCCGCCGCTGGCACACCGACCTCCCCGAGGGCCCCGCCGACATCGCCTGCGGCGGCACCCACCTCCACCACCTCGGCGAACTCACCGCCCTGCGCACCGAACTGGCGCTCTCCGCGGACGGCACCGAACTCACCGCCGTCACCACCCCCGTCCGCGCCTGA